Proteins found in one Falsirhodobacter algicola genomic segment:
- a CDS encoding NAD-dependent epimerase/dehydratase family protein — translation MQKTALVLGAGGFIGGHLVRRLKDEGFWVRGVDLKRNEFAPSAADDFRLGDLREQDFTRSVVDRRFDEVYQLAADMGGAGYIFTGDNDADILHNSATINLNILDALHKTGVGRVFYSSSACIYPARNQLDPDNPTCTEASAYPADPDSEYGWEKLFSERLYAAYARNFGMVCRVARYHNIFGPEGTWQGGKEKAPAALCRKIAEAETGGSIEVWGDGVQTRSFLYIDECVEGTLRLMRSDFAGPVNIGSEEMISINDLARLITDISGKTLRIENIPGPVGVRGRNSENSLIRDSIGWAPSQSLRTGLERTYAWIDGQVAQQPARTAA, via the coding sequence ATGCAGAAGACGGCACTGGTGCTGGGTGCGGGCGGGTTCATCGGGGGACACCTCGTGCGGCGCCTGAAGGACGAAGGGTTCTGGGTTCGCGGCGTCGACCTCAAGCGCAACGAATTCGCCCCGAGCGCGGCGGACGATTTCCGCCTCGGCGATCTGCGCGAACAGGATTTCACCCGCAGCGTCGTCGATCGGCGCTTTGACGAAGTGTATCAGCTGGCCGCCGACATGGGCGGGGCGGGATACATCTTCACCGGCGACAACGACGCCGACATCCTGCACAACTCGGCCACGATCAACCTCAACATCCTCGATGCGCTGCACAAGACGGGGGTGGGCCGGGTGTTCTACTCCTCCTCGGCCTGCATCTATCCGGCGCGCAACCAGCTGGATCCGGACAACCCCACCTGCACCGAGGCCAGCGCCTATCCCGCCGATCCCGACAGCGAATACGGCTGGGAGAAGCTCTTCTCCGAACGGCTCTATGCCGCCTATGCGCGCAATTTCGGCATGGTGTGCCGCGTCGCCCGCTATCACAACATCTTCGGGCCGGAAGGCACATGGCAGGGCGGCAAGGAAAAGGCCCCCGCCGCCCTGTGCCGCAAGATCGCCGAGGCCGAGACCGGCGGCTCCATCGAGGTCTGGGGGGATGGGGTGCAGACGCGCTCGTTCCTCTATATCGACGAATGCGTGGAAGGAACGCTGCGGCTGATGCGTTCGGACTTCGCGGGTCCGGTCAATATCGGCTCGGAAGAGATGATCTCCATCAACGATCTGGCGCGGCTGATCACCGACATCTCCGGCAAGACGCTGCGGATCGAGAACATCCCCGGCCCGGTCGGCGTGCGGGGCCGCAATTCGGAAAACAGCCTGATCCGCGACAGCATCGGCTGGGCCCCGAGCCAGAGCCTGCGCACCGGGCTGGAACGGACCTATGCGTGGATCGACGGGCAGGTGGCCCAGCAGCCCGCCCGTACGGCGGCCTGA
- a CDS encoding mannose-1-phosphate guanylyltransferase/mannose-6-phosphate isomerase, giving the protein MPIVPVILCGGSGTRLWPLSRKSHPKQFTHLIGDVTLFQAAALRLSGPDFAAPLIATSAEFRFVVQDQLAEAGIAPDAILIEPDARNTAAPVLAAALHLAARDPDAVMLVSPSDHVVEDAERFAAAIRAGLEAVAEGRIVTFGIAPDRAETGYGWLELPSPPGDAALPLTRFVEKPDRATARAMLEEGRFLWNAGIFLARAADLLEAYRRHAPALVPPVAEALEGGSADLGFFRLAPGQWAQAEAISIDYAVMEKAANLSVVPFRGGWSDLGGWDAVWRAGQADAAGVVTFGPATAIDSRDTLLRSEHEGQRIVGIGLEGMIAVAMPDAVLIAPMDRAQDVRLAVSALKAEGAPQAETLPRDHRPWGWFECLGKGPRFQVKRIVVHPGASLSLQSHFHRAEHWIVVEGTARVTVDGEVRLVTENQSIYVPLGATHRMENPGRLPMVLIEVQTGAYLGEDDIVRHEDVYARGPGAKG; this is encoded by the coding sequence ATGCCGATCGTTCCCGTCATCCTGTGCGGCGGTTCGGGAACGCGGCTGTGGCCGCTGTCCCGCAAGAGCCATCCCAAGCAGTTCACCCATCTGATCGGCGACGTGACGCTGTTTCAGGCGGCGGCGCTGCGCCTGTCGGGGCCGGATTTCGCCGCCCCCCTGATCGCCACCAGCGCCGAATTCCGCTTCGTGGTGCAGGATCAATTGGCGGAGGCGGGAATCGCCCCCGATGCCATCCTGATCGAACCGGATGCACGCAACACCGCCGCCCCGGTTCTGGCGGCGGCGCTGCATCTGGCGGCGCGCGATCCCGATGCGGTGATGCTCGTCTCCCCCTCCGATCATGTGGTGGAGGATGCGGAGCGTTTCGCCGCCGCGATCCGTGCAGGGCTGGAGGCGGTGGCCGAGGGGCGGATCGTCACCTTCGGCATCGCCCCCGACCGGGCCGAGACCGGCTATGGCTGGCTGGAACTGCCGTCCCCTCCGGGCGATGCCGCGCTGCCGCTGACGCGGTTCGTGGAAAAGCCGGACCGCGCCACCGCCCGCGCCATGCTGGAGGAGGGACGCTTCTTGTGGAATGCCGGCATCTTCCTTGCCCGTGCCGCCGATCTGCTGGAGGCCTATCGCCGCCACGCCCCGGCGCTGGTGCCGCCCGTGGCCGAGGCGTTGGAGGGGGGCAGCGCCGATCTCGGCTTCTTCCGCCTTGCCCCCGGCCAATGGGCGCAGGCGGAGGCGATCTCCATCGACTATGCCGTGATGGAAAAGGCGGCGAACCTGTCGGTGGTGCCGTTCCGCGGCGGCTGGTCCGATCTGGGCGGCTGGGATGCGGTGTGGCGCGCGGGGCAGGCGGATGCGGCGGGCGTCGTCACCTTCGGCCCCGCCACCGCCATCGACAGCCGCGACACGCTTTTGCGGTCCGAGCATGAGGGGCAGCGCATCGTCGGCATCGGACTGGAGGGGATGATCGCCGTCGCCATGCCCGACGCCGTTCTGATCGCCCCGATGGACCGGGCGCAGGATGTGCGGCTGGCCGTTTCGGCGCTGAAGGCCGAGGGCGCGCCGCAGGCCGAAACGCTGCCCCGCGATCACCGCCCTTGGGGCTGGTTCGAATGTCTGGGCAAGGGGCCGCGCTTTCAGGTGAAGCGGATCGTGGTGCATCCGGGCGCGTCCCTGTCCTTGCAGAGCCATTTTCACCGGGCCGAACATTGGATCGTCGTCGAGGGCACCGCGCGGGTGACGGTGGATGGCGAGGTCCGCCTCGTGACGGAGAACCAGTCGATCTACGTCCCCCTCGGCGCGACCCACCGGATGGAGAATCCGGGCCGCCTGCCGATGGTGCTGATCGAGGTGCAGACCGGCGCCTATTTGGGGGAGGACGACATCGTCCGGCACGAGGATGTTTATGCCCGCGGACCGGGTGCCAAAGGGTGA
- a CDS encoding GNAT family N-acetyltransferase encodes MRRNAGRGNLPAMLTFALESPLNPDLALLMERHHADMHADTPPGSNHMLDPKGLTAPSIRFFVLREDGRPIGMGALKRLDPSHAEIKSMHILAEERGRGLARLMLDHLLAEAAADGIAQVSLETGAQPSFAAARGLYERGGFAVCPPFGSYAEDPNSTFMTRML; translated from the coding sequence TTGCGCCGGAACGCAGGGCGCGGCAATCTGCCCGCCATGCTGACCTTTGCCCTCGAATCGCCCCTGAACCCGGACCTTGCCCTGCTGATGGAACGCCATCACGCGGACATGCATGCCGATACGCCCCCCGGATCGAACCATATGCTGGATCCGAAGGGGCTGACCGCCCCCTCCATCCGGTTCTTCGTCCTGCGCGAGGATGGCCGCCCGATCGGCATGGGCGCGCTGAAGCGGCTGGACCCCTCCCATGCCGAGATCAAATCCATGCATATCTTAGCCGAAGAGCGGGGCCGCGGCCTTGCCCGCCTGATGCTCGATCATCTTCTGGCCGAGGCGGCGGCCGACGGCATCGCCCAAGTGTCGCTGGAAACCGGGGCGCAGCCCAGCTTCGCCGCCGCGCGCGGGCTGTACGAACGCGGCGGCTTCGCCGTCTGCCCGCCCTTCGGCAGCTATGCCGAAGATCCCAACAGCACCTTCATGACCCGGATGTTGTGA
- a CDS encoding YqaE/Pmp3 family membrane protein, translating to MADIVRIIIAILLPPLGVFLQVGLRGAFWLNILLTLLGYIPGIVHAVWIIARR from the coding sequence ATGGCAGACATCGTTCGTATCATCATCGCGATCCTTCTTCCGCCCTTGGGCGTCTTCCTGCAGGTGGGCCTGCGCGGGGCGTTCTGGCTGAACATCCTGCTGACGCTGCTGGGATACATCCCCGGCATCGTGCACGCGGTCTGGATCATCGCGCGGCGCTGA
- a CDS encoding alpha/beta fold hydrolase — protein sequence MPVLPLPDRMIGYRTDGDGPPVVLLAPLGFGPDIWQDVLPMLPQGFRILRPDLRGGRMGGLVRDAEALLDALGLRGAVVVGAGIGGLIAQGLAVKRLDLVRGLVLMTTAARIPATRAWRTAQTGATDMGPLIGPIIERAFAPAARRSEAAARARALLAACDPADYAAGAAAMEGTDFYTTTATLTLPTLVLSGSDDAVTPPDLVAETAGLIIGADHRMMRGSGHYPQLDAPEALADHLTGFLARIGH from the coding sequence ATGCCCGTGCTGCCGCTGCCGGACCGGATGATCGGCTACCGGACGGATGGGGACGGCCCGCCGGTGGTGCTGCTGGCGCCTTTGGGCTTTGGGCCGGACATCTGGCAGGATGTGCTGCCCATGCTGCCGCAGGGATTTCGCATCCTGCGGCCCGATCTGCGTGGTGGGCGGATGGGCGGGCTCGTCCGCGACGCCGAGGCGCTGCTGGACGCGCTGGGCCTGCGCGGCGCGGTCGTGGTCGGGGCCGGCATCGGCGGGCTGATCGCGCAGGGGCTGGCGGTGAAACGGCTCGATCTCGTGCGGGGGTTGGTGCTGATGACCACCGCCGCGCGCATCCCCGCCACCCGCGCATGGCGCACGGCGCAGACCGGCGCCACGGACATGGGGCCGCTGATCGGCCCGATCATCGAGCGCGCCTTCGCCCCCGCCGCCCGGCGTTCGGAGGCGGCGGCGCGGGCACGGGCGCTGCTGGCGGCCTGCGATCCGGCCGATTACGCCGCCGGTGCCGCCGCGATGGAGGGGACGGATTTCTACACCACCACCGCCACGCTGACCCTGCCGACGTTGGTCCTGTCGGGCAGCGACGATGCCGTGACCCCGCCCGACCTCGTGGCCGAAACCGCCGGGCTGATCATCGGCGCCGATCACCGGATGATGCGCGGTTCGGGCCATTACCCGCAGCTTGATGCCCCCGAGGCGCTGGCGGATCATCTGACGGGCTTTCTCGCGCGCATCGGGCATTGA
- a CDS encoding threonine/serine dehydratase — translation MNIEMIEAAAARARGHVRRTPLLSSGLLDALAGRRILVKAECLQHTGSFKFRGGWSAVSALKGAQGVIAYSSGNHAQGVSLAARMHGLPAVIVMPKDAPALKIANTRALGAEIVFYDRHADSREEIGERIATERGLTMIRPYDDPWVVAGQGTCGLEIAEQAAEAGVTEAEVIVCCGGGGLAAGTALALEGSKLRVRTAEPELFDDTARSLIAGERLGNPAEARSICDAIVTPGPGELTFPILQRLAGPGLVASDNEALRAMALAFQHLKIVMEPGGAIALAAALFRPSEADTVIVTASGGNVDAAMFARALGTL, via the coding sequence ATGAATATAGAGATGATCGAAGCCGCCGCCGCCCGCGCCCGCGGCCATGTGCGGCGCACGCCGCTGCTGTCTTCGGGGCTGCTCGATGCGCTGGCCGGGCGGCGCATTCTGGTGAAGGCCGAATGCCTCCAGCATACCGGATCGTTCAAGTTTCGGGGCGGATGGTCGGCCGTGTCGGCGCTGAAGGGTGCGCAGGGGGTGATCGCCTATTCCTCGGGCAACCACGCGCAGGGGGTGTCGCTGGCGGCGCGGATGCACGGGCTGCCCGCCGTGATCGTGATGCCCAAAGACGCCCCGGCGCTGAAGATCGCCAATACCCGCGCCCTCGGTGCCGAAATCGTGTTCTACGACCGCCACGCCGACAGCCGCGAAGAGATCGGCGAGCGCATCGCGACCGAACGCGGGCTGACGATGATCCGCCCCTATGACGATCCGTGGGTCGTGGCGGGGCAAGGCACCTGCGGGCTGGAGATCGCCGAACAGGCCGCCGAGGCGGGCGTGACCGAGGCCGAGGTCATCGTCTGCTGCGGCGGCGGCGGGCTGGCGGCGGGCACGGCCCTCGCGCTCGAAGGCTCCAAGCTGCGGGTGCGCACGGCCGAACCCGAGCTCTTCGACGACACCGCCCGCTCGCTCATCGCCGGAGAGCGGTTGGGCAACCCGGCCGAGGCGCGTTCCATCTGCGATGCCATCGTCACCCCCGGCCCCGGCGAATTGACCTTCCCCATCCTGCAGCGCCTTGCCGGTCCCGGCCTCGTCGCCAGCGACAACGAAGCGCTGCGCGCCATGGCCCTCGCCTTCCAGCATCTGAAGATCGTGATGGAGCCGGGCGGCGCCATCGCACTGGCCGCCGCGCTTTTCCGGCCGTCCGAGGCGGACACGGTGATCGTCACGGCCTCTGGCGGGAATGTGGACGCGGCGATGTTCGCCCGCGCGCTCGGAACGCTCTGA
- a CDS encoding ABC transporter transmembrane domain-containing protein: MARRTETDRATSRKVGALRALVPFLRPYRAAVAGTLVALVVTAAASLSLPIAARRVVDGFGTSTEQLLDQYFVAFLGIAALLAVGTGTRYYLVTRLGERVVADIRRALFDRVTGMSPAFFENVITGEVISRLTTDTTLILSVIGSSVSIALRNALMLLGGLVLMLFTSAKLTGLVLLLVPLVVVPIIVMGRRLRVHSRENQDLIARSSGTAAEMLGATSTVQALTQEGAVRARFAGLTEAAYASAKRRIGTRAVMTMIVIFLVFAGVVGVLWVGARDVRAGGMTTGELVQFVIYSVLVAGSVGALSEIWGELQRAAGATERLVELLDAEDSVADPPMPAPLPRPVRGAIVFDDVRFHYPQRPGQSALDGVTLRVEPGQTVALVGPSGAGKTTVLQLLLRFYDPQAGVISIDGVELPTMARDDFRRSIALVPQDPVIFAASARENIRFGRPDATDPEVEAAARAAAAHDFLAALPDGYDTQVGERGVMLSGGQKQRIAIARAILRDAPILLLDEATSALDAESEAAVQLAMDRVAEGRTVIVIAHRLATVKKADRLVVMDHGRIVAEGTHDGLIAEGGLYARLAKLQFTAE, from the coding sequence ATGGCCAGACGCACCGAAACCGATCGCGCGACATCGCGCAAGGTGGGGGCGCTGCGGGCGCTTGTCCCGTTCCTGCGGCCCTATCGGGCGGCGGTGGCGGGCACGCTGGTCGCACTGGTCGTGACGGCGGCGGCCAGCTTGTCGTTGCCCATCGCGGCGCGGCGGGTGGTGGACGGGTTCGGCACCTCCACCGAGCAGCTTCTGGATCAGTATTTCGTCGCCTTCCTTGGGATCGCCGCATTGCTCGCGGTGGGGACGGGGACGCGCTACTACCTCGTGACGCGCCTTGGCGAACGGGTGGTGGCCGACATCCGCCGCGCTTTGTTCGACCGCGTGACGGGGATGAGCCCGGCCTTCTTCGAGAACGTCATCACCGGAGAGGTCATCTCGCGGCTGACGACGGACACGACGCTGATCCTGTCGGTCATCGGATCGTCGGTGTCGATCGCGCTGCGCAACGCGCTGATGCTCTTGGGCGGGCTGGTGCTGATGCTCTTCACCTCGGCCAAGCTGACGGGCCTCGTGCTGCTGCTGGTGCCGCTGGTGGTGGTGCCGATCATCGTGATGGGCCGCCGCCTGCGCGTGCACAGCCGCGAGAATCAGGACCTGATCGCCCGCTCCTCCGGCACGGCCGCCGAGATGCTGGGCGCGACCTCGACGGTGCAGGCCCTGACGCAGGAAGGCGCGGTGCGCGCGCGCTTTGCCGGACTGACCGAAGCGGCCTATGCCTCGGCCAAGCGGCGGATCGGCACGCGGGCGGTGATGACGATGATCGTCATCTTCCTCGTCTTCGCCGGGGTGGTGGGGGTGCTGTGGGTCGGGGCGCGCGATGTGCGGGCCGGCGGCATGACCACGGGCGAATTGGTGCAGTTCGTCATCTATTCGGTGCTGGTGGCCGGATCGGTCGGGGCGCTCTCGGAAATCTGGGGCGAGTTGCAGCGCGCTGCGGGCGCGACCGAACGGCTGGTGGAACTGCTGGACGCCGAGGACAGCGTGGCCGATCCGCCCATGCCTGCGCCCCTGCCGCGCCCGGTGCGGGGGGCGATCGTGTTCGACGATGTGCGTTTCCACTATCCCCAGCGGCCCGGCCAATCGGCGCTGGACGGGGTGACGCTGCGGGTGGAACCGGGGCAGACGGTGGCGCTGGTCGGCCCGTCCGGGGCGGGCAAGACGACGGTGCTTCAGCTTCTGCTGCGGTTCTACGATCCGCAGGCCGGGGTCATCAGCATCGACGGCGTGGAACTTCCGACGATGGCGCGGGACGATTTCCGTCGCTCCATCGCGCTGGTGCCGCAGGATCCGGTGATCTTTGCCGCCAGCGCGCGCGAGAACATCCGCTTCGGCCGCCCCGACGCGACCGACCCCGAGGTGGAGGCCGCCGCCCGCGCCGCCGCCGCGCATGATTTCCTTGCGGCGCTGCCGGACGGGTACGATACGCAGGTGGGCGAACGGGGCGTGATGCTGTCGGGTGGGCAGAAGCAGCGCATCGCCATCGCCCGCGCCATCCTGCGCGATGCGCCGATCCTACTGCTGGACGAGGCGACCTCGGCGCTGGATGCCGAATCCGAGGCGGCGGTGCAGCTTGCGATGGACCGCGTGGCCGAAGGGCGCACCGTCATCGTCATCGCGCACCGGCTGGCGACGGTGAAGAAGGCCGACCGTCTGGTGGTGATGGATCATGGCCGCATCGTGGCCGAAGGGACGCATGACGGGCTGATCGCCGAAGGGGGGCTTTACGCGCGGCTGGCAAAGCTGCAATTCACGGCGGAGTGA
- a CDS encoding AMP-binding protein, whose translation MPFATRADREAIEAEGPWPPQDLPRSILDALDRRAGPHPALSFQLLSHPTARAVTWSWQDLRDRSVQAANLFRAHGIGPGDTVALVLPNAPETAAALLGGMIAGVAAPINPMLGSDQIASLLRETGAKVVVTLKAFPKSDIAAKVAEALVHAPQVRTVLEVDLLRWLAPPRSWLVPLLRPRHAVRHRARILDFADARGMPKVLSFPDLGTDRVAACFHTGGTTGMPKLARHRVSGMLYNGWVGQRLLFRQEDVILCPLPLFHVFAAYPVMMSSLMTGAHVVLPTPAGFRGEGVFDNLWKLIARWRATYLVAVPTALSVLMQRPVDADLSSLRVVFSGSAPLPRELFTRFRAAAGVEVIEGYGLTEATCLVAANPPDGEKRIGSVGLAMPHAEVRIDEGQITVRSPGTQGWLPTGDLGRIDADGYIFITGRAKDLIIRGGHNIDPAEIEEALMAHPAVAMVGAVGQPDAHAGEVPCAYVELVAGAAVGSAELLAFARARIRERAAVPRHVEILPEMPKTAVGKVFKPDLRRRAIARVLDGELAAVGARLLRVEEDGDRGLVAVIAGGPGAEAVMAPFALAWRRG comes from the coding sequence ATGCCCTTTGCCACCCGTGCCGACCGCGAGGCGATCGAGGCCGAGGGCCCTTGGCCGCCGCAGGACCTGCCGCGCAGCATCCTCGATGCGCTGGATCGGCGCGCGGGCCCGCATCCGGCGCTGTCCTTTCAGCTTCTGTCTCACCCCACCGCCCGCGCCGTCACATGGAGCTGGCAGGACCTGCGCGACCGTTCGGTGCAGGCGGCGAACCTGTTTCGCGCCCATGGGATCGGGCCGGGCGATACGGTGGCGCTGGTGCTGCCCAATGCCCCCGAAACGGCCGCCGCCCTTTTGGGCGGGATGATCGCGGGCGTCGCGGCCCCGATCAACCCGATGCTCGGCAGCGATCAGATCGCAAGCCTTCTGCGGGAAACGGGGGCCAAGGTCGTCGTCACGCTCAAGGCCTTTCCGAAATCCGATATCGCGGCCAAGGTCGCCGAGGCGTTGGTGCATGCGCCGCAGGTGCGCACCGTGCTGGAGGTGGATCTCCTGCGCTGGCTGGCCCCGCCGCGGTCTTGGCTGGTGCCGCTGCTGCGCCCGCGCCATGCGGTGCGCCACCGCGCCCGCATCCTCGATTTCGCGGATGCCCGTGGCATGCCGAAGGTGCTGAGCTTTCCCGATCTCGGCACGGACCGCGTGGCCGCGTGCTTTCATACGGGCGGCACGACGGGGATGCCGAAGCTGGCGCGCCACCGGGTATCGGGAATGCTCTATAACGGCTGGGTGGGGCAACGGCTTTTGTTCCGCCAAGAGGACGTGATCCTGTGCCCGCTGCCGCTGTTCCATGTCTTTGCCGCCTATCCGGTGATGATGTCGTCGCTGATGACGGGGGCGCATGTCGTCCTGCCGACCCCGGCGGGTTTTCGCGGCGAGGGGGTGTTCGACAACCTCTGGAAGCTGATCGCGCGGTGGCGCGCGACCTATCTCGTGGCGGTGCCCACGGCGCTGTCGGTGCTGATGCAGCGGCCGGTGGATGCGGATCTCTCCAGCCTGCGGGTCGTCTTCTCCGGCTCGGCCCCGCTCCCGCGTGAGCTGTTCACCCGCTTTCGCGCCGCCGCGGGGGTGGAGGTGATCGAGGGCTATGGCCTGACGGAGGCGACCTGCCTCGTGGCGGCCAACCCGCCGGACGGGGAAAAGCGCATCGGCTCGGTCGGGCTGGCGATGCCCCATGCCGAGGTGCGGATCGACGAAGGGCAGATCACCGTGCGCAGCCCCGGCACGCAGGGCTGGCTTCCCACCGGCGATCTTGGCCGGATCGACGCGGACGGCTATATCTTCATCACCGGGCGCGCCAAGGATCTGATCATCCGCGGGGGGCACAATATCGACCCGGCCGAGATCGAGGAGGCGCTGATGGCCCATCCTGCCGTGGCGATGGTGGGCGCGGTCGGCCAGCCCGATGCCCATGCGGGCGAGGTGCCCTGCGCCTATGTGGAACTGGTGGCGGGGGCGGCGGTCGGTTCGGCGGAGCTTCTGGCCTTTGCCCGCGCCCGCATCCGCGAACGCGCCGCCGTGCCCCGTCATGTGGAGATCCTGCCCGAGATGCCCAAGACGGCCGTCGGCAAGGTCTTCAAGCCCGACCTGCGCCGCCGCGCCATCGCCCGCGTCTTGGACGGCGAACTCGCCGCCGTCGGTGCCCGCCTTCTGCGCGTGGAGGAGGATGGCGACCGCGGCCTCGTGGCCGTGATCGCGGGCGGGCCGGGGGCCGAGGCGGTGATGGCCCCCTTCGCGCTTGCGTGGCGGCGCGGTTAG